From Daphnia magna isolate NIES linkage group LG2, ASM2063170v1.1, whole genome shotgun sequence:
CATACGATAAGTTATACACCCATAAGTATTCAACAGTTTGCTTTACTTCGTAGAATTCGCGAGAAAAAATGGATATTTGGTCTGCCATTTTGGAGTAGATGtatatcgggagaagtcccaAGAAAACTTGATTAATTTTCATATGTTCTTGAAGGCGTATATACTCTACATGATGCCGACTAGGCTCGGCAATCACTTCTGTAGTTTAAAAATTCTTGTTATGCATTGCTTGCTgttgttaataaaaaaagtttCTTATTGTTCTGAAATTCTAGTATAATTAAGCACATTTTTCAGTTAAGTGGAACACAACAATTTtgtaataaagaaaataacaacagCTTTTGTCagcttttttttatagacatGCGTTCCAGTTCCACTGCGTTTGCTTCCCGCGCCTAACTTACATCAAGGTATCCACAGTTCCAACCGGTAATGTTATTTAGCGGTTGGGAAGTCTCATAAAATATGTTGCGATATTTTCCTCATTTTTCGAATTTATCGTCACTGCCCGCTTTTTGTTGCTCTAGTAACAACATTTGAGGGGGAAAAAGCTTACACTACCTTGATATTTTGCGGCCGGGCGGGCGCGCCATGGATGGCAAAGCAAACGTGGAAAAATAGAACGTGGCAATGCTGTGACAGGAAAACTCTCCTAGTATTTTTTTCGCGCCACAATTTCGTTGTCTGCCCTGTGTCCACAGCCGTTCTTGCACAAGCACAACTAGTACAGTCCCTTGAACTTGGTTCCCAAAGTTTTTTCGATTTCAGAAGTATGGATGTTGCTGGTGCTCAACAAGTTCAAAATAAAGTAAAGGATGATGTGGGCCAAAGGTGTCAGAAGCTTTTCTTGGATTTCCTAGAAGGGTAAAGGTTTCATGATTCAGAATCCATATGGTTTCTACTGTGACTAAAAAGCCTTAATTCGACAGTTTTGAAGTTGACAATGAAGTTAAGTATTTGGAAAAGGCTAAAGAACTAGTAAAACCAGAACGCAACACCCTCCAAGTAAGCTTTCAGGATGTAGAAAAATATAACAGCAATTTGGCAGTCACCATAGTAGCGGAATACTACAGGTACTTTATTTGAGTTTCTAACTAAAAAAcagtaaaatataaaatattttttctcttaGAGTTTACCCTTTTCTCTGCCAAGCTGTATACAGCTATGTGAAAGACAAGGCAGAGTtcaatgttgaaaaagaaCTATACATAAGCTTTGTTGATGTTAGCTCAAAATACAAGGTCAGAGATTTAAAGACAGCTAGCATTGGCTCTCTCTTCCAGATCTCTGGCCAGGTGATTCGTACTCACCCAGTTCATCCAGAATTAGTCAGTGCTACCTTTGTTTGTCTTGACTGTCCAAACTGTCATAAGAGATGTTGAACAACAATTTAAGGTAAAGTGCAGAAAACACATCACAGTTGTTCTTCTAAACACAACAATTTGTCTTGCAGTATACACAGCCTTCAATCTGTAGGAATCCAGTGTGCTTTAACAGAAGCAGATTCATGCTAAATGTTAACAAATCCCGGTTTGTTGATTTTCAAAAAGTCCGAATTCAGGAAACCCAAGCCGAACTACCGCGAGGTTGTATTCCACGAAGGTAAACTCAGTAACGTCACATTTAAAGTTTTCGGATGATTAATGACCTGTAAATTCTTTAGCGTTGAGGTCATTTTACGAGCCGAAGCCGTGGAAACAGCACAGGCTggcgataaatgtgatttcaCGGGAACGCTTATCGTTGTCCCCGACGTCGGATCAATTTCTCTACCTGGCGCCCGAGCGGAAAGTTCGGCACGAAAACCCGGCGAAGGTCCGGAATCCGAAGGTGTCCGTGGTCTTAAGAACTTGGGTGTTCGTGATCTTAATTATCGATTGGCTTTCCTGGCCTGCAGTGTTACCCAAAGCAATCCTATGGTAGGCCATATGACGTCCACTTCACTATTTTCTAATAACTAGCCACGTCttgatgttttctttattAGTTTGGTGGCAAGGACTTACATCAAGAGGAAATGACAGCTGTAGATATCAAGAATCAAATGTCAGAACAAGATTGGAATCGTATTTACAACATGACCCAGGACGTCAACTTGTATGATAACTTGATTAAAAGTTTGTTTGCCACAATTTACGGCAACGACGAAATCAAGCGAGGTATTCTTCTTATGCTTTTTGGGGGTGTGCCGAAGAAAACTGTTGAGCACACCACGTTGCGTGGAGACACCAACGTCTGCATCGTCGGGGACCCCAGTACAGCAAAGTCACAATTTCTCAAACAGGTGATTTCTATAACAACTTCTTAATAATTTTGTCTTTATCGTTCTTTGTAAACACAGGTTGCTGAATTCACTCCTCGTGCCGTTTACACTTCAGGAAAAGCGTCTAGTGCAGCTGGTTTGACCGCTGCTGTGGTACGAGACGAAGAATCATACGAATTTGTTATTGAAGCTGGAGCACTTATGTTAGCAGACAATGGTGTATGCTGCATCGATGAATTTGACAAGATGGATCCTCGGGACCAGGTTGCTATTCACGAAGCCATGGAACAGCAAACAATCTCGATCACCAAGGCGGGAGTTAAGGCGACACTTAATGCCCGAGCTTCGATCTTGGCAGCTGCTAATCCTATTGGAGGCCGATATGACCGCACAAAATCATTGAAGCAGAACGTGATGATGACGGCGCCTATTATGTCTCGTTTTGATCTCTTCTTCATCTTAGTGGATGAGTGTAACGAGGTGGTTGACTATTCTATCGCCCGCAGCATCGTTGATCTTCACAGGAGGAACGTTGAATCAATCCAGCGTGTGTATCAAACCGAAGATATCCGACGCTACATTACGTTTGCCCGAAAATTCCAGCCGAAGCTCAGTAAAGAGGCTTCTGAATATCTTGTTAATGCATACCGGCAGTTACGTCAACGTGATGGTGGTTCTACATCGTCAGCCTCAAGAATTACCGTACGTCAGCTTGAGAGCTTAATTCGACTATCAGAGGCAATGGCGCGTATGTACTGCGTTAGCCTAGTCACAAAGGACCACGTTAAAGAAGCATATCGTTTACTAAACAAGTCCATTATTCGTGTTGAAGAACCCGACATTGACTTGGAAGACGCTGagcaggcaaacatttcagtTGAACAAGACGAAACTAATGGCGTGCCTTCAAGTGAAGACACTGATAAACAAACAGCTAGCGATGCAACTTCTGATTCGgcagtgcaaaaaaaaagatttctatCACTTACGAGAGCTATAAAGCCATTTCCAATTTACTCGTCATGTACTTGCGACGACAAGAGGCTTTGGATGAAAgtaagttaaattttttctcttttttgaaTTCGCGATTGACTTATTTTATGAAacgttgttttattttcaatagCCGAAAGTTCACGTAAAAGTGCTCTTATTAATTGGTATTTGAACGAAATCGCCGATGAGATTGAAACGGAACAGGAATTGACTGAACGGAAACTGCTGGTTGAACGTGTAGTCAGTCGCCTTATTTACCAGGTGAATGCTAAACTGAGATGCGAATTGACTAATTTATTAAtgtgtatttattttattttaggaTCAAGTTATTATTCCATTGAGCCGAACTGGATTAGCTGGTAAGGAAGAAGTAACGGAAGATGAGGATCCTCTCCTTGTTGTGCATCCCAATTTTGTTCTTGAATAAgtattccttttcttttttacgtcTACCTGCGCATACATTATATTTACTTAACGACTGAATTTTCATGtgcgttaattttaaaagattcAATGATTGACCTACAGAGGTATATGTCAAGAGTGCATTTTAATCGAGAGAATTAATAGCGTATAGATTAGCTATCAATTGGGGAAAGCTTCTTTGAAAATGACGGCATTGTTACTGTATTCGCGATACCATAGTTTTCTAAAATCTCTTGAACTGACGGAACTAGTACTACCAGACGTTGTTAGCAAACATCATTGGGGCTGGGGtccagctttttttttttttttttccttctacaAAGTTGAAAATAAGCATTTTCACCCAACTTATGCCCTACCAACGACTACGATCGATAGATTTTGGTATACTGTgtgttattgttttgttcGTCTAGCCATCTAAATATTAGTATATGCCATTTCTTGGTCGGTAACAAATTAGAGCGATTAAAACGACCTTATTCTTTTGCCAACTTGTTCACTTTCACCGGTAGTCCTGTGAGCCAAAAGGATAGAACTGATTCTTGACTGAATTCATTTTATTATCTGAAACAGACTTGTCATGCACGCGTTTTGATTTTAAACAGTGATGCGTTTCAATATTTTCGTACGCTTAGTATctagaaatgtttttttcccctctaaACTGGAATCTTTTCGGATACTTACTTTTCCAAGATACCCAGATTGAAACTGCGCGTACAGTTTGGTTATCAGTTAGTGGTCGGTCACCGAATATTTCAAAATGCGTCCTATACTACTTATCACGATTCTCACTTATGATTAGAATTCATTAGGTACCATCGACAGGATTAGCAATTTTAATTGCAATAATGccttctgtgtttttttttttaaaggggatAAAGTAGATTTCATCGTCGAATTAATGTTTTGTCCAATTAGTTTTCTGTCCTTGTTTTCCTTATTAACCGTACGTGTTTGGACTTAAATCAATTACCACCACTAACAATGGTAATTTAAACATCACATGCTTCGCTCTGAATAGTCGACTTTTTGTATCTTCTTCGCTGATGTTCTGGAGGCCTTCCGTCGGGAGCCTTGATTAATCTCTCAAATCCGGCTCCGCTTGTGACGGCTAAAAACATTGAACTAGTAACCACGAAGGGAATTGTCAAAATAGGTAATCCAGCCTAAACGAAAAGTGCTCATATGTTCATGGGTTCTCTCGTAACATTCCACAATTGTTAAAAATGGTaagttttgtttcaaaaattcaaataataactaaaaaaatagTGTTACGTACCGGTGCCAGTACCAGACCAAATGCGCGCTGGGCAGCCGCTGTGAAAACGATAGCCATAGCCGCATTAAAAACTGATAGCAAAGTGGGAATGTAAAAGGTGACTGCGATAGCTCCTGCAGTTAGCGCCGAATTGTAACCCCAAAGTCCGGAATAAATTGCGCCATAATTGTCGGTAAGCCCAAGTGCTACGTTGCCAAAATACGGattatttttctattctttgGTAATTGAACAACTTCTTAATCTTAACTTACCACAGACTGAAGCTAAAAGTGAACCCCCGAACAGAGCAATCGAAAGCATCGGAGAAAACATGGTTATACCCATGTACATGATGATTGAACAAACTATGCTTTCGACCGCGTAGACTTGTCCCATTGACACTAAACTACCGCGTAATACCTTTAAAATTATATTGATGAAAAAACTGTTCGCTGAATACTCTATATAGTTTGCAggtcaaaatcaaaatcgCTACTTACCATTATCCAATCCAGCTCTAATTCCGTGATTACAGGCACCGTAGCATTCAGGACTATCACACTGTCATTATTAGACGCAGCCAAATTAAATGTGGTAGCATTCTGCGCTGAGACAGTAGGTGCAAGATGCGTCAGAGCCGACGGTAGACAAATGAATAGCAAGAGGTCTATGAGATTGAAGGGAACCGTCATCGGCGGAAGTGATGCGCCTTTACACAAATTTGCCATGCCGGAGGTGACTAAAGCACTGATAATGCAATTTAACTATTATACAACATTATTCAAACCGACATACTGCCAAATAGGAAAAATTCACTAGTACCTCATTACTCCACCGAATCCTATTAAACACCAAGAAAGGTAAGCAGGTCCATTAGTTGCCACCACGATAGGTGGGCAAATGCTGGCTGTAACAGTTCCAACCAACACGCCGTTGTAGGTCACCAAGCCATTACTGATTGAGCTCCAAGGTTGGTTGAATACCTAAGGATGAATAATTCGATTTGGAATTGTTTTGGTTTGATAGGCCATTTCtttaaatcaaaagaaatggaagCTAAACTTCTTTCCAAGATTATACCGATGCCGTTACAGTTGCTAAGGTAGCAGCTAATAGTCCAGCTGCACAAACGGAAATATCGGCCACGCCCAAGCCAATAATAACGAAAAGTCCACTTAAGGTATTATTGGCAAAAACTACCTAGATCAGCAAATTATAAAATTCATAATACTCTTAGAGTTTTTGAGAGAAAAGTAGTCATTGACTGCGATTCACTTGAGAGAATCCTCGGAATACACCATCGAGAAgtttcagcagcagccacaCGGACTTATCTGATTTGCTTTCCAGCCATCTGTGCACCTGGCCAAATTAGGATTAGTTTTTTGCGTAAAGAAACAAGCACTGGAATACCCACTAGGCGACATTCTCCGATAATCTCAAAAAAAGGGTTCGATTTGGTAATCGCGTCAACCTGGGGATAAATTTATGGTAACGTGTCAATTGCTTTTTAGTTTTGCTAGTTCTGCTAGTTTTTTTTAggattgaaaattaaaaaatagttgTATTCTAATAAATTACTTTAGCGAGGCTGTTTGCGCGTCGGTCTTTGGTGGCCATGGTTTCTCGAAGAATGTCTTTCTTGATtactcatttcttctttttatcacAAATTTCTTACCTCGCAAGTTATACAACGAATTTCTGTTTAGAATCCTTGTCACGCGTTCACCATTAGCAGCCCACGGTTACCTGCTATAATCCTCGATCGTGATCACGTGCATTTATCGCTTGGCTGCATCCTACATTTTTTCTAatagaaaaatttgtttgacttGACTTTTGTTATCGTATTCGACGATAAAATCTGAATTTTAAATGCACGATGCCAATTTCAGATTCAACTAATGAAAAATATGACAAAGTTAGAGGAAACGCGTGTTAACTAATACT
This genomic window contains:
- the LOC116919527 gene encoding LOW QUALITY PROTEIN: zygotic DNA replication licensing factor mcm6 (The sequence of the model RefSeq protein was modified relative to this genomic sequence to represent the inferred CDS: deleted 3 bases in 2 codons); the encoded protein is MDVAGAQQVQNKVKDDVGQRCQKLFLDFLEGFEVDNEVKYLEKAKELVKPERNTLQVSFQDVEKYNSNLAVTIVAEYYRVYPFLCQAVYSYVKDKAEFNVEKELYISFVDVSSKYKVRDLKTASIGSLFQISGQVIRTHPVHPELVSATFVCLDCQTVIRDVEQQFKYTQPSICRNPVCFNRSRFMLNVNKSRFVDFQKVRIQETQAELPRGCIPRSVEVILRAEAVETAQAGDKCDFTGTLIVVPDVGSISLPGARAESSARKPGEGPESEGVRGLKNLGVRDLNYRLAFLACSVTQSNPMFGGKDLHQEEMTAVDIKNQMSEQDWNRIYNMTQDVNLYDNLIKSLFATIYGNDEIKRGILLMLFGGVPKKTVEHTTLRGDTNVCIVGDPSTAKSQFLKQVAEFTPRAVYTSGKASSAAGLTAAVVRDEESYEFVIEAGALMLADNGVCCIDEFDKMDPRDQVAIHEAMEQQTISITKAGVKATLNARASILAAANPIGGRYDRTKSLKQNVMMTAPIMSRFDLFFILVDECNEVVDYSIARSIVDLHRRNVESIQRVYQTEDIRRYITFARKFQPKLSKEASEYLVNAYRQLRQRDGGSTSSASRITVRQLESLIRLSEAMARMYCVSLVTKDHVKEAYRLLNKSIIRVEEPDIDLEDAEQANISVEQDETNGVPSSEDTDKQTASDATSDSAVKKKISITYESYKAISNLLVMYLRRQEALDETESSRKSALINWYLNEIADEIETEQELTERKLLVERVVSRLIYQDQVIIPLSRTGLAGKEEVTEDEDPLLVVHPNFVLE
- the LOC116919528 gene encoding urea transporter 2, with the translated sequence MATKDRRANSLAKVDAITKSNPFFEIIGECRLVHRWLESKSDKSVWLLLKLLDGVFRGFSQVVFANNTLSGLFVIIGLGVADISVCAAGLLAATLATVTASVFNQPWSSISNGLVTYNGVLVGTVTASICPPIVVATNGPAYLSWCLIGFGGVMSALVTSGMANLCKGASLPPMTVPFNLIDLLLFICLPSALTHLAPTVSAQNATTFNLAASNNDSVIVLNATVPVITELELDWIMVLRGSLVSMGQVYAVESIVCSIIMYMGITMFSPMLSIALFGGSLLASVCALGLTDNYGAIYSGLWGYNSALTAGAIAVTFYIPTLLSVFNAAMAIVFTAAAQRAFGLVLAPAGLPILTIPFVVTSSMFLAVTSGAGFERLIKAPDGRPPEHQRRRYKKSTIQSEACDV